One genomic segment of Primulina tabacum isolate GXHZ01 chromosome 9, ASM2559414v2, whole genome shotgun sequence includes these proteins:
- the LOC142504457 gene encoding uncharacterized protein LOC142504457, producing the protein MEKITKTKQDQPASKHLVWDCGSSLYDSFELRSFEQQLSSAIASRTLSMPHLTDGHRIPPPPPPPPTKKKPTSKIMCSVHRLMRSVFKPNLSSKINNTENDPFAPGFVPQEGFYVIYDKCGALSTIPEVPEREGFSPEIKSLVRRNKFDPSSVHTSSPNILLKSPLDVYLN; encoded by the exons ATGGAAAAAATAACGAAAACGAAGCAAGATCAACCGGCGTCGAAGCATTTGGTGTGGGACTGTGGTAGCTCTCTCTACGATTCGTTCGAGTTGAGATCATTCGAACAGCAGCTTAGTTCCGCCATAGCTTCCAGAACTCTCTCCATGCCCCACTTAACCGACGGCCACCGAATCCCtcctccacctcctccaccgccgaCAAAAAAGAAACCCACATCTAAAATCATGTGCTCCGTCCACAGGCTTATGCGGTCAGTTTTCAAACCCAATCTCAGCAGCAAGATCAATAACACCGAAAACGACCCATTTGCCCCAGGATTCGTGCCTCAAGAAGGTTTCTATGTGATATACGACAAGTGTGGCGCACTTTCGACGATCCCAGAAGTTCCGGAACGTGAAGGATTCTCGCCGGAAATCAAATCTCTGGTCAGAAGAA ATAAGTTTGATCCATCCTCAGTCCACACATCTTCTCCCAATATACTGTTGAAATCTCCTCTCGATGTATATTTGAATTAG
- the LOC142555639 gene encoding putative WRKY transcription factor 53, whose translation MESAATWQYNALINELTQGLEKTKQLRIHLWSTSPPEAQDLILQKILSSYDKALLILKWGGPNGAATLSTPENSVSVHGSLRSEDLNKNIKDNQDDMNASKKRKMKHTWTEQVKINPENGLEGPTGDGFSWRKYGQKYILGAKYPRSYYRCTYRHVQNCWATKQVQRSDDDLTVFDLTYKGRHTCNLSSTNTVPPPATPEKQELELNYGHRFQGQQSQALPNFTNSLSVSTEDLVNVDMPAYFSFQSTLAFHDEENHYFPIPALLDENQHQEGTISPQLISPATSESNYFSASTYLRTPNVQHSEADAADIISAHESTTNSPIGGMEFLIDPTKLDPNFEFNMPEFFTYSDFEHGQ comes from the exons ATGGAGAGTGCTGCAACCTGGCAATATAATGCACTTATCAACGAACTAACACAGGGACTGGAGAAAACTAAGCAGCTTCGGATTCATTTGTGGTCGACGTCCCCTCCGGAAGCTCAGGACTTGATACTGCAGAAGATATTATCTTCATATGATAAGGCTTTATTGATCCTCAAGTGGGGTGGACCAAATGGAGCAGCAACATTGAGTACGCCAGAGAATTCGGTATCTGTACATGGAAGTCTAAGAAGTGAAGATTTGAACAAGAATATAAAGGATAATCAGGATGATATGAATGCTTCAAAGAAACG AAAGATGAAGCACACATGGACAGAACAAGTGAAAATCAATCCTGAAAATGGACTCGAAGGGCCTACTGGTGATGGGTTTAGTTGGAGAAAATACGGGCAAAAATACATTTTGGGAGCTAAATATCCAAG GAGCTATTACCGATGTACATACCGCCATGTTCAAAATTGCTGGGCAACAAAGCAAGTGCAGAGATCTGATGACGACCTGACCGTATTTGATCTCACATACAAAGGAAGGCATACTTGTAACCTGTCCTCCACTAATACAGTTCCACCGCCAGCAACTCCTGAAAAACAGGAACTGGAACTTAACTATGGTCACAGATTTCAAGGCCAACAGAGTCAAGCCCTTCCAAACTTTACAAATTCCCTCAGCGTCAGCACCGAGGACTTGGTTAATGTGGATATGCCTGCCTACTTCTCCTTTCAATCAACATTAGCATTCCATGATGAAGAAAATCACTATTTCCCGATCCCTGCTCTTCTTGATGAAAACCAGCACCAGGAGGGCACAATTTCTCCTCAGTTAATATCTCCAGCCACATCAGAATCCAATTATTTCTCGGCATCAACCTACTTGAGGACTCCTAATGTTCAGCATTCAGAGGCTGATGCCGCAGATATAATCTCAGCCCATGAGTCCACAACAAATTCTCCAATTGGAGGCATGGAGTTCTTAATTGATCCCACAAAGCTAGATCCAAATTTCGAATTCAACATGCCAGAATTTTTCACATATTCAGACTTTGAACATGGACAATAA